The following proteins are co-located in the Silene latifolia isolate original U9 population chromosome 1, ASM4854445v1, whole genome shotgun sequence genome:
- the LOC141644475 gene encoding uncharacterized protein LOC141644475, translated as MAPGGSRQRGGYSEGGSSSREQEEDVDRSTTEVSEEEEEVAIPRHTDNRMILDPNGLWFRSQTVVRGVTNSTQENMTHGVTCWSNASDEDKEMWFNNFRRVFYWPTNLERLVWQRYNDVGKKRLRDNMYKVSKRKKAPSFMKGSSYEEYTKYRNSPEFKEASARNKINRKGGDKDAEVEPTHYGGSQSFHDRVVLDTKKNKGKVPTIVDLFVDTHAKKTSKGKLIFAKEKDQ; from the exons ATGGCTCCTGGAGGAAGTAGGCAGCGCGGAGGCTATAGTGAGGGAGGTAGTAGCTCCCGAGAGCAGGAGGAGGACGTTGACCGTTCTACTACGGAggtgagtgaggaggaggaggaggttgctaTACCCCGACATACTGACAACAGGATGATCCTTGATCCGAATGGTCTttg gtttagaagtcaaacagttgttcgtggtgtgactaatagcacccaagagaacatgacacacggcgttacttgttggagtaacgctagtgatgaagataaggagatgtggttcaacaacttccgg cgtgtgttctattggccaaccaaccttgagcgcctagtttggcaaaggtataatgacgttggcaagaagaggctaagggacaacatgtataaggtgtctaagaggaagaaggcgccatctttcatgaaag gttcgtcatatgaggaatataccaagtaccggaacagtcctgagttcaaggaagcatcggcccggaacaagatcaacaggaaaggaggagataaggatgcggaagttgagcctactcattatggagggtctcaatcttttcatgatcgtgtggtgttagat accaagaagaataagggtaaggtacccacgattgttgatctctttgttgacactcacgcaaagaagacaagcaagggcaagttgatcttcgcgaaggaaaaagatcaatga